The following proteins come from a genomic window of Terribacillus aidingensis:
- a CDS encoding MFS transporter, whose product MKQAKPKKTRFRWVVMVLIFITYMIAGADRSNISVVIPYIQDDFELSNTDIGLMATLFYLTYTVIQIPSGFIYSKFGTRKIFSFSMILTSIATFFMGTAGSALQLKIGRLILGLAEGPLPVGIISTINRWFPGKEKGTATGIYMSAMKAAPAIVPPLCAFIILAFSWREVFYLFAIPGLIFAVLWFFLVKDTPEESKYASEREVDYIRSENISTENKDSKKKNNLSLNWLDKVIRTKNVPALDTNKKIFLSWNIWGCTLGYFFMVGIVYAIMTWIPTYLVDVKGYSVMEMGFVASTPWIGAIIGNIIGGWMSDNIFNRRRKPLMIVTAASTIFSMYALLYAPNSPALLGTLLLATGILLNLGYSTFLAYPMGITSKEKLPLAASIINTGGSLGGAFAPFIVGLLLDTFNWNTVFTFLSASSFMTFILLFTIIEPKINTMEPKTNIQTRTN is encoded by the coding sequence ATGAAGCAAGCAAAACCTAAAAAGACTCGCTTTCGCTGGGTGGTAATGGTATTGATTTTTATCACTTACATGATAGCTGGTGCAGATAGGTCAAATATAAGCGTTGTAATACCATATATACAGGATGACTTTGAGTTAAGTAATACAGATATTGGTCTAATGGCTACGCTTTTTTATCTTACTTATACCGTTATTCAAATACCATCCGGATTTATTTATAGTAAATTTGGAACAAGAAAAATCTTTTCTTTTTCTATGATCTTAACGTCAATTGCTACTTTCTTTATGGGGACGGCTGGATCTGCACTACAGTTGAAAATAGGTAGATTAATTTTAGGCTTAGCTGAAGGACCATTGCCAGTTGGTATTATATCAACAATTAACCGGTGGTTTCCTGGAAAAGAAAAAGGAACTGCCACAGGTATCTATATGTCTGCAATGAAAGCTGCACCTGCTATTGTGCCACCGCTATGTGCCTTTATTATTCTCGCATTTAGTTGGCGAGAAGTGTTTTATCTATTTGCCATACCAGGATTGATTTTTGCAGTATTATGGTTCTTTTTAGTAAAAGACACTCCAGAAGAAAGCAAATATGCTTCCGAACGTGAAGTAGATTATATAAGGTCGGAAAACATCTCAACTGAAAATAAAGATTCTAAGAAAAAAAATAATCTCTCTCTTAATTGGCTAGATAAGGTTATCCGCACTAAAAATGTGCCTGCTCTTGATACGAACAAAAAGATATTTCTTTCTTGGAATATATGGGGTTGTACACTTGGATATTTTTTCATGGTAGGTATTGTGTATGCAATCATGACATGGATCCCAACCTACTTAGTAGATGTTAAGGGATATTCTGTTATGGAGATGGGATTTGTCGCATCTACGCCGTGGATAGGAGCTATTATAGGGAATATAATTGGAGGTTGGATGTCGGATAACATTTTCAATCGCAGAAGAAAGCCTTTAATGATTGTGACTGCTGCTTCCACAATATTTAGTATGTATGCATTGCTATATGCTCCAAATAGTCCTGCATTATTGGGTACTCTACTTTTAGCAACTGGTATTTTGCTGAATCTTGGTTACTCTACATTCTTGGCATATCCCATGGGCATCACCTCTAAAGAAAAGCTGCCATTGGCAGCCTCAATCATAAATACGGGAGGATCTCTTGGTGGAGCATTTGCACCCTTTATAGTAGGATTACTACTGGATACATTTAACTGGAATACAGTTTTTACATTCCTATCAGCTAGCTCTTTCATGACATTTATCCTCCTGTTTACTATAATCGAGCCAAAGATTAACACAATGGAACCAAAAACTAATATCCAGACACGCACTAACTAA
- a CDS encoding carboxymuconolactone decarboxylase family protein produces MIREFSGLNRDVFDAFISFNQKTMKAGALSVKEKELIAIAVAHVTGCPYCINTHVKNAKKARVTKEEMAEAIMVATALKAGSALAHGVNALVAYDE; encoded by the coding sequence ATTATAAGAGAGTTTTCAGGATTAAATAGAGATGTATTTGATGCATTCATATCTTTTAATCAGAAAACTATGAAAGCTGGAGCTCTGAGCGTAAAAGAAAAAGAATTAATTGCTATTGCAGTGGCACATGTTACGGGGTGCCCATATTGCATTAATACTCATGTCAAAAATGCTAAAAAAGCACGAGTAACTAAAGAAGAAATGGCTGAAGCCATTATGGTGGCTACAGCTTTAAAAGCTGGTTCTGCTCTAGCTCACGGTGTTAATGCTCTTGTTGCTTATGACGAATAA
- a CDS encoding metal-sensing transcriptional repressor: MNNADEIKVTHRSTNDKDQLIKRLKRIEGQVRGIQSMIENDRYCVDILTQISAINAAMNKVGFHLLEQHTHHCVSDAIKDGDGEEAIEELMEVFKRFSKASS, from the coding sequence ATGAACAATGCTGATGAAATAAAAGTAACCCATAGATCAACAAATGATAAAGATCAGTTAATTAAACGCTTAAAACGGATAGAAGGTCAGGTTCGCGGTATCCAAAGCATGATTGAAAATGACAGATATTGTGTTGATATTCTTACTCAAATTTCTGCTATCAACGCAGCGATGAATAAAGTGGGGTTTCATTTATTGGAACAACATACACACCATTGTGTATCTGATGCGATAAAGGATGGAGATGGAGAAGAAGCCATCGAGGAATTGATGGAAGTGTTTAAAAGATTTTCTAAAGCTTCCTCATAA
- a CDS encoding metal-sensitive transcriptional regulator, whose translation MGDLMMLNDESCDTQEKNGNYSGELQDKLIKRMNRIEGQVKGIKNMIIKKAYCDDILHQISASQAALDSVSRVLLESHINTCVIDRLKQDDTEIVKEFLTTISKITK comes from the coding sequence TTGGGAGACTTGATGATGCTCAACGATGAAAGCTGTGATACTCAAGAGAAAAACGGGAATTATTCCGGTGAGTTACAAGATAAGCTCATCAAGAGGATGAACAGAATAGAAGGTCAAGTTAAAGGCATTAAAAACATGATCATAAAAAAAGCTTATTGTGATGACATCTTACATCAAATATCTGCTTCACAGGCAGCATTAGATTCTGTATCTCGGGTTCTGCTAGAAAGTCACATCAATACTTGTGTAATTGATCGGTTGAAACAAGATGATACCGAGATTGTAAAGGAATTCTTGACTACTATCTCTAAAATCACAAAATAA
- the copZ gene encoding copper chaperone CopZ: protein MEKVTLNVQGMSCAHCVNSIEGNVGQLDGVDTVKVNLDEAKVDVAYDSDKVGLEEIKEVIEEQGYDVA, encoded by the coding sequence ATGGAAAAAGTAACTCTCAATGTACAAGGAATGTCTTGCGCTCATTGCGTTAATTCTATAGAAGGAAATGTAGGTCAACTCGATGGTGTGGACACTGTAAAAGTAAATCTGGACGAAGCAAAAGTAGATGTTGCTTATGATTCAGATAAAGTTGGCCTTGAAGAAATCAAGGAAGTAATTGAAGAACAGGGTTATGACGTAGCTTAA
- a CDS encoding heavy metal translocating P-type ATPase — protein MLSQKEATLQITGMTCAACATRIEKGLNKVEGVEEANVNLALEKTNIKYDADVTDIEKFKEKVQSLGYNIVTDKVDFDISGMTCAACANKIEKRLNKLDGVEQATVNFALESVMVDYYPDQVSPPDMKEAIKKLGYTLEQKQETQGETIDHRQKEIVKQQGKFMFSLILSLPLLWAMVSHFEFTSFIWLPDMFMNPWVQFALATPVQFIVGRQFYVGAYKALRNKSANMDVLVALGTSAAYFYSLYLSIESIGSHAHTVELYYETSAVLITLIILGKLFEAKAKGRSSEAIKKLIGLQAKSATVFRNGKEMIIPIEEVLEADIVYVKPGEKVPVDGEIVEGQSALDESMLTGESIPVDKSIGESVIGSTINKNGFLKIKATKVGKDTALAQIIKVVEEAQGSKAPIQRLADVISGIFVPIVVGIALVTFLIWYFAVSPGDFAEALEKFIAVLVIACPCALGLATPTSIMAGSGRAAEFGILFKGGEHLETTHRLDTIILDKTGTVTNGKPSLTDVVLAEGIDEKEFLTLVGNAERNSEHPLAEAIVEGIKEKGITLGSSQTFEAIPGYGIQSTVDGKQLFIGTRRLMQKHNIPVQGVLAEMEQLEKQGKTAMLVAIDGHYAGIVAVADTIKETSKEAIKRLHTMGLDVVMITGDNTQTAKAIAEQVGIKQFIAEVLPEGKAEEVKKLQLAGKKVAMVGDGINDAPALAIADIGMAIGTGTDVAMEAADITLIRGELTSIADAILMSKKTITNIKQNLFWALAYNSLGVPVAAVGLLAPWLAGAAMAFSSVSVVLNALRLQRTKLKA, from the coding sequence ATATTGAGTCAAAAGGAAGCAACTCTCCAAATCACTGGAATGACATGTGCAGCATGTGCAACAAGGATTGAAAAAGGGCTGAACAAGGTCGAAGGTGTAGAAGAGGCCAACGTTAATCTCGCCCTTGAGAAAACAAATATCAAGTATGATGCAGATGTAACTGACATTGAGAAATTTAAGGAAAAGGTTCAATCATTGGGATATAACATTGTAACGGATAAAGTCGACTTCGATATCTCAGGCATGACCTGTGCAGCCTGCGCGAATAAAATCGAAAAACGTTTGAATAAGTTGGATGGTGTAGAGCAAGCGACTGTTAATTTTGCATTAGAATCCGTAATGGTGGACTATTATCCAGATCAAGTTTCGCCTCCCGATATGAAGGAAGCGATAAAAAAGCTTGGATATACTCTTGAACAAAAACAGGAAACACAAGGGGAGACAATCGACCATCGCCAAAAAGAGATTGTGAAGCAGCAAGGGAAATTCATGTTTTCATTAATTTTGTCACTTCCATTATTATGGGCAATGGTAAGCCACTTTGAATTTACTTCTTTTATTTGGCTGCCTGACATGTTCATGAATCCATGGGTACAATTCGCCCTAGCGACTCCTGTTCAATTCATCGTAGGCAGACAGTTCTATGTGGGAGCGTACAAGGCTTTAAGAAATAAGAGTGCAAACATGGATGTACTGGTGGCTTTAGGTACATCGGCAGCTTATTTTTATTCATTATATTTGAGCATCGAGTCCATTGGATCCCATGCGCATACGGTCGAGCTTTATTACGAAACAAGTGCTGTTCTTATTACGTTGATCATTTTAGGTAAATTATTCGAAGCTAAAGCGAAGGGACGCTCATCTGAGGCTATCAAGAAGCTGATTGGCTTGCAGGCAAAAAGCGCAACAGTCTTCCGTAACGGAAAAGAAATGATTATCCCGATTGAAGAGGTTTTGGAAGCGGATATCGTGTACGTGAAACCAGGAGAAAAGGTACCCGTTGATGGTGAAATAGTCGAAGGGCAGTCAGCACTTGATGAATCCATGTTAACCGGTGAAAGTATTCCGGTCGATAAATCCATCGGGGAAAGCGTGATTGGATCGACCATCAATAAGAATGGTTTCTTGAAAATAAAAGCAACAAAGGTTGGGAAAGACACAGCGTTAGCACAAATCATTAAAGTGGTCGAAGAAGCACAAGGATCCAAAGCACCTATCCAGCGGCTGGCTGATGTGATTTCAGGTATTTTCGTACCAATTGTCGTCGGAATTGCACTTGTAACCTTCCTTATTTGGTATTTCGCAGTAAGCCCTGGAGATTTCGCTGAGGCACTTGAAAAATTCATTGCCGTACTGGTTATTGCCTGCCCATGTGCGCTCGGTTTAGCAACACCGACTTCCATCATGGCTGGTTCTGGTCGTGCAGCTGAATTCGGTATCTTGTTCAAAGGTGGAGAACATCTTGAAACCACGCATCGTTTGGATACAATTATTCTTGATAAAACAGGTACAGTTACAAACGGTAAACCATCCTTGACAGATGTTGTGTTGGCAGAAGGTATAGATGAGAAAGAATTTCTTACGCTTGTAGGGAACGCTGAGAGAAATTCAGAACATCCGCTTGCCGAAGCAATCGTTGAAGGCATCAAGGAAAAAGGAATTACGCTAGGATCCTCTCAAACCTTCGAGGCCATTCCTGGATACGGTATTCAGTCAACTGTGGACGGGAAGCAGTTATTCATTGGCACACGCAGACTAATGCAGAAACATAACATTCCTGTACAAGGTGTATTAGCCGAAATGGAGCAGTTGGAGAAGCAAGGCAAAACGGCAATGCTAGTTGCCATTGACGGACACTATGCTGGTATAGTTGCCGTCGCGGACACAATCAAGGAAACATCAAAAGAAGCCATCAAACGATTGCATACCATGGGCTTGGATGTAGTGATGATTACAGGAGATAACACGCAAACAGCTAAAGCTATAGCGGAGCAAGTTGGCATAAAACAATTCATTGCCGAAGTGCTACCAGAAGGCAAGGCCGAAGAAGTGAAAAAACTTCAGCTTGCTGGGAAAAAAGTAGCGATGGTGGGCGATGGAATAAACGATGCACCTGCTCTAGCTATTGCTGATATCGGGATGGCAATTGGTACGGGCACCGATGTAGCCATGGAAGCTGCCGATATCACCCTGATTCGTGGGGAGCTAACAAGCATTGCTGATGCAATTCTTATGAGTAAGAAGACAATCACCAATATCAAGCAAAATCTTTTCTGGGCACTTGCGTACAATAGTCTGGGCGTTCCAGTCGCAGCGGTAGGTCTATTGGCTCCTTGGTTAGCAGGAGCAGCGATGGCATTCAGCTCTGTATCTGTTGTACTTAATGCCTTAAGATTGCAACGGACAAAGTTAAAAGCATAA
- a CDS encoding ferredoxin: MSSFTIVDKETCIACGACGAAAPDIYDYDDEGLAFAVWDENEGIIPIPEIYHDEMMDAFEGCPTGSIKVADNSFDGDPLKYN; encoded by the coding sequence TTGTCTAGCTTTACAATAGTCGATAAAGAAACTTGCATTGCTTGCGGAGCATGTGGAGCAGCTGCTCCGGATATATATGATTATGATGATGAAGGTTTAGCATTTGCTGTATGGGATGAGAACGAAGGAATAATACCGATTCCTGAGATTTATCACGATGAAATGATGGACGCATTCGAAGGGTGTCCTACAGGCTCGATAAAGGTCGCAGATAATTCATTTGATGGTGATCCTCTAAAATACAATTAA
- a CDS encoding nitrite reductase, producing the protein MEQADKKIKLAVNGGISFGAKLNAKQLNVIAAYMDAGDELELTTFQQLYINVPENEMDLVKEKFREAGLSCYPVGNFVKSLRTCNFCKGAEKEGMPVAIELNERIAGKSVPFTLRPAYTGCPIGCGEPLVNDIGVMKLKNGYDLYIGGKAKGKDAKTGVLFLKQLDPENLYQVVERLIDIYSEHGKKREPFFKFINRYGIDNLKEQLAV; encoded by the coding sequence ATGGAACAAGCAGATAAGAAGATAAAATTGGCCGTTAATGGTGGCATATCGTTTGGTGCAAAATTAAATGCCAAGCAATTGAATGTGATTGCTGCGTATATGGATGCTGGAGATGAACTGGAGTTGACGACCTTTCAGCAACTTTATATTAATGTGCCTGAAAACGAAATGGACTTGGTTAAAGAGAAATTTAGAGAAGCAGGATTATCTTGTTATCCGGTAGGCAATTTTGTGAAGAGTCTTAGAACTTGTAATTTCTGTAAAGGTGCAGAAAAAGAGGGAATGCCGGTTGCCATTGAGCTAAATGAAAGAATAGCGGGTAAATCTGTTCCTTTTACCTTAAGGCCGGCATATACAGGTTGCCCTATTGGCTGCGGGGAACCCTTAGTCAATGATATTGGCGTTATGAAATTAAAAAACGGATATGACTTATACATTGGGGGAAAAGCAAAAGGTAAGGATGCCAAAACAGGCGTGTTATTCCTGAAGCAGCTGGACCCCGAAAATCTTTACCAAGTGGTTGAAAGATTGATAGATATCTATTCTGAGCATGGCAAGAAGAGAGAGCCGTTTTTCAAATTTATTAACCGCTACGGAATAGATAATCTTAAAGAACAGTTAGCAGTATAG
- a CDS encoding four-helix bundle copper-binding protein: MDACLECIAACNSCYNACLEEENLKMMVTCIRMDRECTDICALAVKAMQTNSPFISHICQLCAEICEACGNECKKHEAEHCQKCAEACFKCAESCYQMVTN; encoded by the coding sequence GTGGATGCCTGCTTAGAGTGTATAGCTGCTTGTAATAGTTGTTATAATGCCTGTTTGGAAGAAGAAAATTTAAAGATGATGGTAACCTGTATCAGAATGGATAGGGAATGTACCGACATTTGTGCTTTAGCTGTCAAAGCAATGCAAACGAACAGTCCGTTCATCTCCCATATTTGCCAATTATGCGCTGAGATATGCGAGGCTTGCGGTAATGAATGCAAAAAACATGAAGCAGAACATTGTCAGAAATGCGCAGAGGCATGCTTCAAATGTGCAGAATCTTGTTATCAGATGGTAACTAACTAA
- a CDS encoding glutaredoxin family protein, whose amino-acid sequence MYNLTLYTHPWCSDCQESKKILNKSGIPYTEHNLNEDPGKEAKLKKLTGSRVVPGWVFRKNTLLGKIQKPKVYTGYERNRTEINTLLSEMKSTQRN is encoded by the coding sequence ATGTATAACTTAACTCTATATACACATCCTTGGTGCTCAGACTGTCAAGAAAGTAAGAAAATCCTAAACAAATCAGGAATTCCTTATACAGAACACAACTTAAATGAAGACCCAGGAAAAGAAGCAAAGTTAAAAAAACTAACTGGATCCAGAGTGGTTCCTGGATGGGTATTTCGGAAAAATACACTCCTTGGCAAAATTCAGAAACCAAAAGTCTACACTGGATATGAGCGAAACCGAACAGAGATTAATACATTGTTGAGCGAAATGAAATCAACTCAAAGAAATTAG
- a CDS encoding YdhK family protein, whose translation MVGILLLTVSILAACDSGKDREMDTMDHSSPSEESKEGMHHSSSGELPEGLQEAENPTYKAGSKAIITADHMGGMDGAEATIAGAYKTTAYAISFTRTDTGEEIKGHKWIIHEEIEDAGDVPYEAGDEVTVSTDHMEGMDGADAVIDSAVNTIVYMVYYTSTTDGQEVKNHK comes from the coding sequence ATGGTCGGCATTTTACTTTTAACTGTATCGATACTAGCGGCTTGCGACAGTGGGAAAGATAGAGAAATGGATACCATGGATCATTCATCTCCCTCTGAGGAAAGTAAGGAAGGCATGCATCATTCCAGTTCCGGTGAATTACCTGAAGGATTGCAGGAAGCGGAAAATCCAACTTATAAAGCTGGAAGCAAAGCAATCATAACCGCTGATCACATGGGAGGCATGGATGGTGCAGAAGCAACTATTGCAGGGGCATACAAAACAACAGCTTATGCGATATCTTTTACCAGAACGGATACAGGTGAAGAAATAAAGGGGCATAAATGGATTATCCACGAAGAGATTGAAGATGCAGGCGACGTACCATATGAAGCTGGAGATGAAGTTACCGTTAGTACCGACCATATGGAAGGAATGGACGGCGCTGATGCAGTAATTGATTCCGCAGTGAATACAATAGTCTATATGGTTTATTACACATCTACAACAGACGGACAAGAGGTTAAAAACCATAAATAG
- a CDS encoding MFS transporter has translation MSTSTTQLPQLNPNRWKALMLLGFANFLVMMDSAIIQVALPAIKNSLGYSEANLQWVMNAFLLLFGGLLLLGGRLSDLFGRRLIFMLGVLILTIASLIAGLAWNQESLNIARGIQGAGSALIAPAALSIIMLLFKGNKEEMGKALAVWGLSGAAGGSIGIVLGGMITQLFGWRWTLLIYVPLGLLVLFLSFRILDKGNRKKGKIDYAGAITVTAALMLLVFGIVNAQETGWQNLSTILILSIAGVLLITFISIQAKRKQPLMPLGIFKTRNLSAGNISLILLAVSWFPLVYFLILYLQQVLKFEPFAAAMGMLPAPILMAIFMIAVAERIMNKLGMKLTMAIGFILLGISSLLLSGNSVGGDYWGDVFVPILLAALGNALAYLPATTASVAEASDEQSGLASGLYNTSYQIGSAVGLAVMVSIAASVTATSSGSEEMVLNHGYQEAFFWGAMIAFLGAILALVLVRSLKDKS, from the coding sequence ATGTCAACATCTACAACACAATTGCCACAGCTTAATCCTAACCGTTGGAAAGCTTTAATGTTATTGGGCTTTGCGAACTTTTTGGTGATGATGGATTCGGCAATCATACAGGTAGCCTTACCCGCTATTAAAAACTCGCTAGGCTATTCCGAAGCAAATTTGCAATGGGTTATGAATGCATTTCTATTATTATTCGGAGGTTTACTGCTTTTAGGAGGAAGGTTATCCGATTTATTTGGCCGTAGATTGATTTTCATGCTAGGAGTACTGATCCTGACCATTGCATCCTTAATTGCTGGTCTTGCTTGGAATCAAGAAAGTCTTAATATCGCAAGAGGCATTCAAGGGGCCGGTTCCGCATTGATTGCTCCGGCAGCATTGTCTATCATCATGCTTTTATTTAAGGGAAATAAAGAGGAAATGGGTAAAGCCCTCGCGGTATGGGGTTTGTCTGGAGCGGCTGGGGGGTCAATCGGGATTGTCTTAGGCGGCATGATTACACAATTATTCGGCTGGCGCTGGACACTGCTGATCTACGTTCCTTTAGGTCTTCTTGTCTTGTTCCTGTCATTTCGTATCTTGGATAAAGGAAATCGAAAGAAAGGTAAAATCGATTATGCTGGTGCTATCACCGTAACAGCAGCGCTCATGCTGTTAGTGTTCGGGATTGTTAACGCGCAGGAAACTGGCTGGCAAAACCTCTCCACAATATTGATCTTATCTATAGCGGGGGTTCTGCTAATCACTTTTATCAGTATCCAAGCTAAGCGAAAACAGCCATTGATGCCACTAGGGATATTTAAAACACGAAATTTGTCAGCAGGTAATATTTCATTGATTCTACTAGCGGTATCTTGGTTCCCTTTGGTTTACTTTCTGATTTTGTACCTTCAGCAGGTTCTCAAGTTCGAACCTTTTGCTGCAGCCATGGGAATGCTGCCTGCACCAATATTAATGGCTATTTTTATGATAGCAGTTGCAGAAAGAATCATGAATAAATTAGGTATGAAATTAACGATGGCTATAGGTTTCATTTTATTAGGGATCTCGTCACTGCTATTATCAGGAAATTCTGTGGGAGGAGATTATTGGGGGGATGTGTTCGTTCCAATACTGTTAGCTGCTCTCGGAAATGCACTTGCTTATCTTCCGGCGACTACAGCATCTGTAGCTGAGGCGAGTGACGAGCAGTCAGGATTAGCATCAGGTCTTTATAACACTTCATACCAAATTGGGTCGGCTGTTGGATTAGCGGTTATGGTATCTATTGCAGCATCCGTCACAGCTACTAGTTCTGGAAGCGAAGAAATGGTTCTTAATCATGGTTACCAAGAAGCATTCTTCTGGGGTGCAATGATCGCATTCCTGGGCGCTATTCTCGCACTTGTACTTGTACGTTCCTTAAAAGACAAAAGCTAA
- a CDS encoding GntR family transcriptional regulator encodes METNSSIFNIDHDSPYPINIQIREQIKWLIGKGLLKPGDSLPSTNQLANQLSINRNTIQAVYTHLKDEGLLLIQKGRGTHVADEKAIEKFKTSNPHLPFAEQSMKDAADLGYDVEQVLLSAYAYIKLFGQPMEKRSRYLFVECKVSACVFYLDEIKKMTDAEIISIDVNSTSVEELNEEINRADIVVTRADLYDKVKDFSQDDQKTIISVGSTKDVSLLLKMLRH; translated from the coding sequence ATGGAAACCAATAGCTCCATCTTCAATATAGATCACGACTCACCTTATCCGATCAATATACAAATTAGAGAACAAATCAAGTGGTTGATTGGAAAAGGATTATTAAAACCAGGTGATTCTCTCCCATCAACTAATCAGCTTGCAAACCAGTTATCCATCAACAGAAATACAATTCAAGCAGTGTACACCCATTTGAAAGACGAAGGGCTTCTACTGATTCAGAAAGGCCGCGGAACACATGTAGCTGATGAGAAAGCTATAGAAAAATTCAAAACGAGCAATCCTCATCTTCCATTTGCAGAGCAATCCATGAAGGACGCTGCTGATCTAGGTTATGATGTTGAACAAGTACTATTATCCGCATATGCATATATAAAGCTTTTCGGACAACCTATGGAGAAAAGATCACGATATCTTTTCGTTGAATGTAAGGTAAGCGCATGTGTATTTTATTTGGATGAGATCAAAAAAATGACAGACGCTGAAATTATCTCAATTGATGTAAACTCTACTTCTGTTGAAGAACTCAATGAAGAGATCAACCGCGCGGATATAGTAGTTACAAGAGCTGATTTATACGATAAAGTGAAGGACTTTTCCCAGGATGATCAAAAAACAATCATTTCTGTTGGTTCTACTAAAGATGTTTCACTCTTGCTCAAAATGTTAAGACACTGA
- a CDS encoding OsmC family protein, with protein sequence MSINLTTKWIGNTKQQGIIEGHNLDTIIAIPKELGGDGKGAEPKGMLVSSAAACYSMTLIAMLEGRKLEVERLEMDSKAENFDANGFKLVHYPHVILSQDATEEQIESVKRTFLAADKACAVGNMLKKADAEITIEGKITVASN encoded by the coding sequence ATGAGTATTAATTTAACGACAAAATGGATTGGAAATACAAAACAACAAGGCATAATTGAAGGACATAATCTTGATACAATTATAGCTATTCCAAAGGAATTAGGGGGGGATGGAAAGGGAGCAGAACCAAAAGGTATGCTCGTTTCTTCTGCTGCTGCTTGTTATTCCATGACTCTTATTGCAATGCTTGAAGGAAGAAAATTGGAAGTTGAGAGATTGGAAATGGATTCCAAAGCAGAAAATTTTGATGCTAATGGCTTCAAACTTGTCCATTACCCGCATGTTATTTTGTCTCAAGATGCAACAGAAGAACAAATTGAATCTGTTAAAAGAACATTTCTAGCCGCAGACAAAGCATGCGCTGTAGGAAATATGCTGAAAAAAGCCGATGCAGAAATTACAATCGAGGGCAAAATCACAGTAGCTTCCAATTGA
- a CDS encoding metal-sensitive transcriptional regulator: MKYDKQTKNRLKRIEGQLRGILKMMEENKDCKDVETQLSATRTAIDRTIGVIVSSNLVECVREANETGQEAGEMVKEAVNLLIKSR, translated from the coding sequence ATGAAATACGACAAACAAACAAAAAATAGATTAAAACGTATCGAAGGCCAATTACGCGGCATATTGAAAATGATGGAAGAAAATAAAGATTGTAAGGATGTCGAAACACAACTCAGCGCTACCCGAACAGCTATTGATCGTACTATCGGAGTGATAGTAAGCTCCAATTTGGTCGAGTGTGTACGCGAAGCCAACGAAACTGGCCAGGAAGCCGGAGAAATGGTGAAAGAAGCAGTGAATTTATTAATTAAAAGCAGATAA